One genomic window of Microtus ochrogaster isolate Prairie Vole_2 chromosome 14 unlocalized genomic scaffold, MicOch1.0 chr14_random_2, whole genome shotgun sequence includes the following:
- the Emp1 gene encoding epithelial membrane protein 1, translating to MLVLLAGIFVVHIAAAIMLFVSTISNVWMVSNDVASSVGLWKNCTSGDCTDTLTYGEEDALKAVQAFMILSIIFCVISLVVFVFQLFTMEKGNRFFLSGSTMLVCWFCILVGVSIYTHHYAHGEKNFTTPNHHGYCFILTWICFCFTFIIGILYMVLRKK from the exons ATGCTGGTGTTACTGGCTGGGATCTTTGTGGTGCACATTGCTGCTGCTATAATGCTCTTTGTCTCCACCATCTCCAAC GTCTGGATGGTTTCAAATGACGTAGCATCCTCCGTGGGACTTTGGAAGAACTGTACCAGTGGTGATTGCACTGACACCCTGACATACGGCGAAGAAG ATGCTCTCAAGGCAGTGCAGGCCTTCATGATCCTCTCCATCATCTTCTGTGTTATCTCCCTTGTGGTCTTCGTGTTCCAGCTCTTCACCATGGAGAAGGGAAACCGCTTCTTCCTCTCAGGGTCCACCATGTTGGTGTGCT GGTTTTGCATCCTGGTCGGAGTGTCCATCTACACTCACCATTATGCCCACGGCGAGAAGAACTTTACCACCCCAAACCACCATGGCTACTGTTTCATCCTGACCTGGATTTGCTTCTGCTTCACTTTCATCATTGGCATTCTCTACATGGTCCTGAGGAAGAAATAA